From a region of the Spelaeicoccus albus genome:
- a CDS encoding glycerol-3-phosphate dehydrogenase/oxidase, giving the protein MKAAALSQSSRLEAVEALGSREFDVLVIGGGVTGAGTALDAASRGLSVALVEARDYASGTSSRASKLIHGGLRYLQMLDFKLVREALTERGRLLTAIAPHLVQPVPFIYPFTHKVWERGYIGAGLMLYDGLSFAPGVHRGVPLHRHLSRRSMQKLFPEMREDAAVGGLRYYDAKVDDARFVATLIRTATSHGAVTASRMQATEYLTDHGHITGVVADDLESGQTVQIRARHVISATGVWTEATENLPGFPASPDAGASTSPTSRGLKVRASKGIHIVVPGDRIVGNAGMILNTEKSVLFIIPWDGYWVIGTTDTDWQLPKAHPVANATDIDYLLDHVNAVLKNPLTRDDVIGTYSGLRPLLQPVSTDAQSTAKVSREHTAATPAPGLTAIAGGKFTTYRVMAEDVVDQALGPEAKGNPSITANLPMLGAEGFKVRMRQRGRIAAKYGWEIGRVNHLLRRYGGLIDEILELIDADPSLGEPLPGAEQYLKAEVTYAVTHEGALHLEDVLTRRTRLSYEQPERGLAASDTIADLMGRELGWSDQERNDEIAAYRARVDAERAAELEPDDESAAAVRARAEEIMPPEGSSLA; this is encoded by the coding sequence GTCGAGGCGCTCGGCAGTCGAGAATTCGACGTATTGGTGATCGGCGGCGGTGTGACAGGGGCCGGCACGGCGCTCGACGCTGCCAGCCGGGGCCTTTCGGTGGCGCTCGTCGAGGCCCGGGATTACGCGTCCGGCACGTCGTCGCGCGCCAGCAAGCTCATCCACGGCGGGCTGCGCTATTTGCAGATGCTCGACTTCAAGCTGGTGCGCGAGGCGCTGACCGAACGCGGCCGCCTGCTCACGGCCATCGCACCGCACTTGGTGCAGCCGGTTCCGTTCATTTACCCGTTCACGCACAAAGTCTGGGAACGGGGGTACATCGGCGCCGGGCTGATGCTCTACGACGGGCTCAGCTTTGCGCCCGGCGTCCACCGCGGCGTCCCGCTGCACCGGCACTTGAGCCGGCGGAGCATGCAAAAGCTCTTTCCCGAAATGCGCGAGGACGCCGCCGTCGGCGGACTGCGCTACTACGACGCCAAGGTCGACGATGCGCGGTTCGTCGCCACGCTGATCCGCACTGCCACGTCGCACGGCGCCGTCACGGCCAGCCGGATGCAGGCCACCGAGTATTTGACCGACCACGGCCATATCACCGGTGTCGTGGCCGACGACCTCGAATCCGGCCAAACCGTGCAGATCCGCGCCCGGCACGTCATCTCGGCCACCGGCGTGTGGACCGAAGCCACCGAGAACCTGCCCGGCTTCCCGGCCAGTCCGGACGCGGGCGCCTCGACGTCGCCCACCAGCCGCGGATTGAAGGTACGCGCGTCCAAGGGGATCCACATCGTGGTGCCGGGTGACCGGATCGTCGGCAATGCCGGCATGATCTTGAACACCGAGAAGAGCGTCTTGTTCATCATCCCGTGGGACGGCTACTGGGTGATCGGCACGACCGACACCGATTGGCAGCTGCCCAAGGCTCATCCGGTCGCGAACGCCACCGACATCGACTACCTGCTCGACCACGTCAACGCCGTGCTGAAGAACCCGCTCACGCGCGACGACGTGATCGGCACGTACTCGGGCCTGCGACCGCTGTTGCAGCCCGTCAGCACCGACGCGCAAAGCACGGCAAAGGTGTCCCGCGAGCACACGGCCGCGACGCCCGCCCCCGGCCTGACCGCGATCGCCGGCGGCAAATTCACCACCTACCGCGTGATGGCCGAGGACGTCGTCGACCAAGCTCTCGGCCCGGAAGCGAAGGGCAATCCGTCGATCACCGCGAATCTTCCGATGCTCGGCGCCGAAGGGTTCAAGGTGCGGATGCGCCAACGCGGCCGGATTGCCGCGAAGTACGGCTGGGAGATCGGCCGCGTCAACCACCTGCTGCGCCGTTACGGCGGTCTCATCGACGAGATCCTCGAGTTGATCGACGCCGACCCGTCCCTTGGCGAGCCGCTCCCGGGCGCCGAGCAGTATCTGAAGGCCGAGGTCACCTATGCAGTCACGCACGAGGGGGCGCTGCATCTCGAGGACGTGCTGACCCGCCGCACCCGGCTGTCCTATGAGCAGCCCGAACGCGGACTTGCTGCTTCCGACACCATTGCCGATTTGATGGGCCGGGAGCTCGGCTGGTCGGATCAAGAACGCAACGACGAGATCGCCGCTTATCGGGCTCGCGTGGACGCCGAGCGGGCCGCCGAGCTCGAACCGGACGACGAGTCGGCGGCGGCAGTGCGTGCCCGCGCCGAGGAGATCATGCCGCCGGAGGGTTCATCCCTCGCCTGA
- a CDS encoding ribose-5-phosphate isomerase, which yields MSDLRIVVGSDDAGYDYKEALKHDLEADPRVGEVVDVGVDSESHTAYPHVAVAAARKVADGEVDRALLVCGTGLGVAISANKVPGIRAVTAHDGYSVERAIKSNNAQVLCMGQRVVGLELARKLASEWLGYTFDPASSSAEKVAAIGEYEAADQGC from the coding sequence ATGAGTGATCTACGAATAGTTGTCGGGTCGGACGACGCCGGCTACGACTACAAAGAAGCGCTCAAGCACGATCTCGAGGCGGACCCGCGGGTCGGTGAAGTCGTGGACGTCGGCGTGGACTCCGAGTCCCACACCGCCTATCCGCATGTGGCCGTGGCTGCGGCCCGCAAGGTGGCCGACGGCGAGGTCGACCGGGCACTGCTCGTGTGCGGCACCGGCCTGGGGGTGGCCATCAGCGCCAACAAGGTTCCCGGCATCCGCGCCGTGACGGCGCACGACGGATACTCGGTAGAACGTGCCATCAAGTCCAACAACGCTCAAGTGCTGTGTATGGGCCAGCGCGTCGTCGGCCTCGAACTGGCCCGTAAACTCGCCTCCGAATGGCTCGGGTACACGTTCGATCCGGCTAGTTCGTCGGCCGAAAAGGTCGCGGCCATCGGGGAGTACGAGGCGGCCGACCAAGGCTGCTGA
- a CDS encoding dihydroxyacetone kinase family protein has product MTTLYNDPAKFADDMLAGFVDAHDDLVRAVPGGVVRAPRPRKGKVAVVVGGGSGHYPAFCGVVGPGFADGAVVGNVFTSPSTRQAVTVARAADAGGGVLLTYGNYAGDVMNFGLAEQRLNDAGIPARTVLVTDDVASASADEEGKRRGIAGDFAVFKIASAAAEEGLDLDGVADAATRANAATRSLGVAFDGCTMPGADEPLFTVPDGKVALGLGIHGEPGISEHESMTADELARLLVDGVLAERPAGAGTRVTAILNGLGRTKYEELFIVWKAVAALLRDEGLDVAAPEVGELVTSLDMAGCSLTLVFLDDDLERWWSAPALSPAYTKAPAAGWEVSEGERAAAIDPAELDPMAGIEPAGEQGRRTTGRILAALEAVGDVLHDHEDELGRIDAVAGDGDHGRGMVKGIDACLRTARAAAEKDAGPADALRIAGDAWATEAGGTSGVLWGAALAAFGARLPGDHRCETADLAAAAEAALDAVRNLGKAQVGDKTLVDALVPFVDSLKEAAGSSSDSASGVAWRRAAEAATTAARQTADLTPKLGRARPLADKSVGTPDAGATSLGMVVTAAADAAWPDD; this is encoded by the coding sequence ATGACCACGCTCTACAACGATCCCGCGAAATTCGCCGATGACATGCTGGCCGGATTCGTCGATGCCCACGACGACCTGGTGCGCGCAGTGCCGGGCGGCGTCGTACGGGCACCGCGGCCGCGAAAGGGCAAGGTCGCCGTCGTGGTCGGCGGCGGGTCGGGTCACTACCCGGCGTTTTGCGGCGTCGTCGGACCCGGATTCGCCGACGGCGCAGTCGTGGGCAACGTCTTCACCTCACCGTCCACCCGGCAGGCCGTCACGGTGGCCCGCGCCGCCGACGCCGGCGGCGGCGTGCTGTTGACCTACGGCAACTACGCCGGCGACGTGATGAACTTCGGCCTTGCCGAACAACGGTTGAACGACGCCGGAATCCCGGCCCGGACGGTGCTGGTCACGGACGACGTCGCCAGCGCATCGGCCGACGAGGAAGGCAAACGCCGCGGGATCGCCGGCGACTTCGCGGTCTTCAAGATCGCCTCCGCGGCCGCGGAAGAAGGACTCGACCTGGACGGCGTGGCGGACGCGGCCACCCGCGCAAACGCAGCAACCCGCAGCCTCGGCGTCGCCTTCGACGGATGCACCATGCCCGGCGCCGACGAGCCGTTGTTCACGGTGCCGGACGGCAAGGTCGCGCTCGGCCTCGGCATCCACGGCGAACCGGGCATTTCCGAGCACGAATCCATGACCGCCGATGAACTTGCGCGGCTGCTGGTCGACGGCGTGCTTGCCGAACGGCCGGCCGGCGCCGGAACGCGCGTCACCGCCATTCTCAACGGTCTGGGCCGCACCAAGTACGAAGAACTGTTCATCGTGTGGAAGGCTGTTGCCGCGTTGCTGCGCGATGAAGGGCTCGATGTGGCCGCGCCGGAGGTCGGGGAACTCGTGACCAGCCTGGACATGGCCGGCTGTTCGCTCACCCTCGTCTTCCTGGACGACGATCTTGAACGCTGGTGGTCCGCACCCGCGCTCTCGCCGGCCTATACAAAGGCCCCGGCTGCCGGTTGGGAGGTGTCCGAGGGCGAGCGCGCCGCCGCGATCGATCCGGCCGAGCTCGACCCGATGGCCGGCATCGAACCGGCCGGTGAGCAGGGACGCCGGACCACCGGGCGGATCCTTGCCGCTCTGGAGGCCGTCGGCGATGTCCTGCACGACCACGAGGACGAACTCGGCAGGATCGATGCCGTCGCCGGCGACGGCGATCACGGCCGCGGCATGGTCAAGGGCATCGACGCTTGCCTCCGCACTGCCCGGGCCGCCGCAGAAAAGGACGCCGGACCGGCCGATGCGTTGCGCATCGCCGGCGATGCGTGGGCAACCGAAGCCGGGGGCACGTCCGGGGTGCTGTGGGGCGCCGCGCTTGCCGCGTTCGGCGCCCGGCTGCCCGGCGATCACCGGTGCGAAACGGCCGATTTGGCCGCCGCCGCGGAGGCCGCGTTGGACGCTGTCCGGAATCTCGGCAAGGCCCAGGTCGGCGACAAGACTCTTGTCGACGCCCTCGTGCCGTTCGTAGACTCGTTAAAGGAGGCGGCCGGATCGTCGTCCGACTCGGCGTCCGGAGTTGCCTGGCGGCGGGCCGCGGAAGCCGCGACAACGGCGGCCCGGCAGACAGCCGACCTGACGCCGAAGCTCGGGCGCGCGCGGCCGCTTGCCGATAAGAGTGTCGGAACTCCCGACGCGGGTGCCACCTCGCTGGGTATGGTCGTGACGGCGGCGGCGGACGCCGCGTGGCCGGACGACTGA
- a CDS encoding class II aldolase/adducin family protein, which produces MTGPPDDVRTQVLATARRMLRDGLVVATSGNVSARVGDQIVVTPTGVPYDALTPEDLPILTLDGEQVGGRMAPTSEVPLHLGLYADADREPVGAIVHTHATYATAVSTLTREVPAVHYVLALCGGSVRVADYATYGTDALAENVRRAMTGRTAALMANHGSIAVGGDLAGAYERVTQLEWACRVYLIAAAAGTPALLPDGELDAAAAKFATYGQPGTAHDDERKRQS; this is translated from the coding sequence ATGACGGGGCCGCCGGACGACGTCCGCACGCAGGTGCTCGCCACTGCCCGGCGGATGCTGCGCGACGGGCTCGTCGTCGCGACGTCCGGCAATGTGTCGGCGCGAGTCGGCGACCAGATAGTGGTCACGCCCACGGGGGTCCCGTACGACGCGTTGACGCCCGAAGACCTGCCGATATTGACACTGGACGGCGAGCAGGTCGGCGGGCGGATGGCCCCCACCAGCGAAGTACCGCTCCACCTCGGCCTGTACGCCGACGCCGACCGCGAACCGGTCGGCGCAATAGTGCACACCCACGCCACCTACGCCACTGCCGTGTCGACCCTGACCCGCGAAGTGCCGGCCGTCCACTACGTGCTGGCGCTGTGCGGCGGATCGGTCCGAGTGGCCGATTACGCCACGTACGGCACCGACGCGCTTGCCGAGAACGTGCGCCGTGCCATGACCGGGCGGACGGCCGCGTTGATGGCCAATCACGGAAGCATCGCCGTCGGCGGCGACCTGGCCGGCGCATACGAACGCGTCACGCAACTCGAGTGGGCGTGCCGCGTGTACCTGATCGCCGCGGCCGCCGGCACGCCGGCGCTGCTGCCGGACGGCGAGCTGGATGCCGCTGCCGCGAAGTTCGCCACCTACGGACAACCCGGAACCGCACACGATGACGAGAGGAAGAGGCAATCATGA
- a CDS encoding FGGY-family carbohydrate kinase, producing MIIGVDIGTSLTKASLITRSGDSLLTATKESVVNQMPGGMVEQDFDDVLATVRYVVREVAASADDIEGIAITGQGDGLWLRDADGRPVRNPISWMDGRGSRIVSDWSRGGRDSVAHRVYRSTGSGIFPGCAAPLLKWMADHEPENLDRAAVAGYCVDAVVGALTGEITVDASDASLPFLNVRTREYSLDALEACGIGDYRRLLADPAPPGHVFRLSRSGADQLGLPIGTPLTAGPFDLPACAFGSGVTEPGDGTLVVGTTLGCEVLSDDPVIDPDGEPAGMWLATPHPDEYMRVMPAMVGTASIDWLMNLFGRRAWHVGELLDQSPPGANGVNALSFLSPSGERAPFVDPNARGQLSGLSLDTNPADIARALCEGIAFAARHCLEAGGLDGELSACGGGMKSAEWAQIFADVVGREIHLPIETGVGARGAAMAAWDALGDPVDRAEWKQRRRVFTPDPQRVEFYDRGYTGYREQLDSARALWSGR from the coding sequence ATGATCATCGGCGTCGATATCGGCACGTCGTTGACGAAGGCGTCACTGATCACCCGTAGCGGCGACTCCCTTCTCACCGCGACCAAGGAATCGGTCGTGAACCAAATGCCCGGCGGCATGGTCGAGCAGGACTTCGACGACGTCCTCGCCACGGTGCGATACGTCGTCCGCGAAGTCGCCGCGTCCGCCGACGACATCGAAGGCATCGCCATCACGGGCCAAGGTGACGGACTGTGGCTGCGCGATGCCGACGGCCGCCCGGTGCGCAATCCGATCTCCTGGATGGACGGGCGCGGCTCCCGGATCGTGTCCGATTGGAGCCGCGGCGGCCGCGACTCGGTCGCCCACCGGGTGTACCGCAGCACGGGATCGGGCATCTTCCCGGGATGTGCCGCTCCGCTGTTGAAATGGATGGCCGATCACGAACCCGAGAACTTGGACCGGGCGGCGGTCGCCGGTTATTGCGTCGACGCCGTCGTCGGAGCCCTGACCGGTGAAATCACGGTCGACGCGTCCGACGCCTCGCTGCCGTTCTTGAACGTCCGCACCCGTGAGTACTCGCTCGACGCTCTCGAAGCGTGCGGCATCGGCGACTATCGGCGTCTGCTCGCCGACCCGGCCCCGCCCGGACACGTCTTCCGACTCAGCCGGAGCGGCGCCGACCAGCTCGGTCTTCCGATCGGCACTCCGCTGACGGCCGGCCCGTTCGACCTGCCCGCGTGCGCGTTCGGATCGGGGGTCACCGAGCCGGGCGACGGTACTCTCGTGGTCGGCACCACGCTCGGCTGTGAGGTGCTCAGCGACGACCCGGTCATCGACCCGGACGGTGAACCGGCCGGCATGTGGCTGGCCACGCCGCATCCGGACGAATACATGCGCGTCATGCCCGCCATGGTCGGCACGGCCAGCATCGACTGGCTGATGAACCTCTTCGGACGGCGCGCCTGGCACGTCGGCGAGCTGCTCGACCAGTCGCCGCCCGGCGCCAATGGCGTCAACGCCCTGTCGTTCCTGTCGCCGTCGGGGGAGCGGGCGCCATTCGTCGACCCGAATGCGCGCGGCCAGCTGAGCGGGCTCTCCCTTGACACCAACCCCGCCGATATCGCCCGGGCGTTGTGCGAAGGCATCGCCTTCGCGGCACGGCACTGCCTTGAGGCCGGAGGCCTGGACGGCGAGTTGTCCGCGTGCGGCGGCGGAATGAAATCGGCCGAATGGGCCCAGATCTTCGCCGACGTCGTCGGCCGCGAGATCCACCTGCCCATCGAAACCGGCGTGGGCGCCCGGGGAGCCGCCATGGCCGCCTGGGACGCTCTCGGGGACCCGGTCGACAGAGCGGAATGGAAGCAGCGCCGCCGCGTCTTCACCCCGGATCCGCAGCGCGTCGAATTCTACGATCGCGGCTATACCGGATACCGCGAGCAGCTCGACTCGGCCCGCGCATTGTGGAGCGGGCGATGA
- a CDS encoding 2-hydroxyacid dehydrogenase codes for MRKILAVGDHFIDPDLFVDAIERATAGRHQLTIDRAKLEWPNVPFGPVDTVNEASGTVAEAIEAIGDAEIVATQMSPLTDEVFTACPNLKLVSVSRGGPVNVDLEAATRHGVVVTFAPGRNATGAAEFAIGLILDAMRRITVADAELKSGTWRGDYYAYDNAGIEVDGTTIGLVGYGAIGKIVAGVLRAFGAHVLAYDPYTDAEKLAADGVEAVAALDDLLRRSFVVSIHARLTDETHHLLNRDNLSLLPSGAILINMARGGLLDYSPLPDMLRSGQLGAVALDVYDEEPPGPSWPLFDAPNVITTPHLAGATRQTAHRAADIVAGEIAAYLDGERPRFVANPAVYDRQ; via the coding sequence ATGCGGAAGATACTCGCGGTGGGGGACCACTTCATCGATCCGGACCTGTTCGTCGACGCCATCGAGCGGGCGACGGCCGGCCGGCACCAATTGACGATCGACCGGGCGAAGCTGGAATGGCCGAACGTGCCGTTCGGCCCGGTCGACACCGTCAACGAGGCGAGCGGCACCGTCGCCGAGGCCATTGAAGCGATAGGCGATGCCGAGATCGTGGCCACGCAGATGTCGCCGTTGACCGACGAGGTCTTCACCGCCTGCCCGAACCTCAAGTTGGTCAGCGTCAGCCGCGGCGGCCCCGTCAACGTGGACTTGGAGGCCGCCACGCGCCACGGCGTCGTCGTGACCTTTGCGCCGGGCCGCAATGCGACGGGAGCCGCCGAGTTCGCCATCGGGCTCATCCTCGATGCCATGCGCCGCATCACGGTGGCCGACGCCGAGCTGAAAAGCGGCACCTGGCGCGGCGACTATTATGCCTACGACAATGCCGGCATCGAAGTCGACGGCACCACCATCGGGCTTGTCGGATACGGAGCCATCGGCAAGATCGTGGCGGGTGTGCTGCGGGCATTCGGCGCGCACGTGCTGGCCTACGATCCGTACACGGACGCCGAGAAACTCGCCGCGGACGGCGTCGAAGCCGTGGCCGCACTCGACGATCTGCTGCGCCGGTCGTTCGTCGTGTCCATCCACGCCCGCCTGACCGACGAGACCCACCATCTGCTGAACCGCGACAACCTGTCGCTCCTTCCATCCGGCGCGATACTGATCAACATGGCCCGCGGCGGCCTGCTCGACTACTCGCCGTTGCCCGACATGTTGCGGTCGGGCCAACTCGGCGCCGTCGCGCTCGACGTCTACGACGAAGAACCGCCGGGCCCGTCGTGGCCGCTGTTCGACGCGCCGAACGTGATCACGACCCCGCACCTGGCCGGCGCCACGCGGCAGACCGCGCACCGTGCCGCAGACATCGTGGCCGGCGAGATCGCCGCCTATCTGGACGGCGAACGGCCGCGTTTCGTCGCCAACCCGGCAGTGTACGACAGGCAGTGA
- a CDS encoding HAD family hydrolase, whose translation MTASGGGSIRPAGFRAVVFDMDGVIVESEHLWEEMWAAFAADRSADWTRRQTTDCQGMSAPEWSQYLTDFAGGAESPAETERIVVDGMLEALDNGRIELLDGARTLVEDVSDLVPIAMASSATRRVIDAVLAHHGLTKRFTATVSSAEVPRGKPQPDVYREAASRLGVDPRACLAVEDSSNGLRAAAAADMTVVAIPNPVYAPAPDALALAASVAADHADIRRILLEALGRPETDY comes from the coding sequence ATGACCGCATCCGGAGGTGGAAGCATCCGTCCGGCCGGCTTTCGCGCCGTCGTATTCGATATGGACGGCGTCATAGTCGAAAGCGAACATCTGTGGGAAGAGATGTGGGCCGCCTTTGCCGCGGATCGCAGTGCCGACTGGACCCGCCGCCAGACCACGGACTGCCAGGGAATGAGCGCCCCGGAATGGTCGCAGTACTTGACGGACTTCGCCGGCGGCGCCGAGTCCCCCGCGGAAACCGAGCGCATTGTCGTCGACGGCATGCTCGAAGCGCTCGACAACGGCCGGATCGAGCTGCTGGACGGGGCCCGCACGCTTGTCGAGGACGTCAGCGACCTCGTGCCGATCGCCATGGCCTCGTCGGCGACCCGCCGTGTCATCGATGCGGTGCTGGCCCATCACGGCTTGACGAAACGGTTCACCGCAACGGTCTCCAGTGCCGAAGTGCCGCGCGGCAAACCGCAACCCGACGTCTACCGGGAAGCCGCGAGCCGGCTCGGCGTGGATCCGCGAGCCTGCCTGGCCGTCGAGGATTCCAGCAATGGACTGCGGGCGGCCGCGGCCGCCGACATGACTGTCGTCGCCATCCCGAACCCGGTCTACGCGCCGGCGCCCGACGCTCTGGCGCTCGCGGCGTCCGTAGCGGCCGACCATGCCGATATTCGCCGGATCCTGCTGGAAGCCTTGGGCCGGCCCGAGACCGACTACTGA
- a CDS encoding DeoR/GlpR family DNA-binding transcription regulator has product MTTKKRSPREVRQRRIIDHVLTAGFASTAELTELTGASTMTTHRDIDELAHRGILRKFHGGVSARPSTVFESSSDFRLHSQPEAKESLADVALGMVEPGMSVLLDDSTTGLALARRLHEVGPLTVVTNYRLAIEVLREDEDIRLISLGGEYSRTHDSFIGLPSQASLSALSVDIAFQSTSAMTAHMAFHQEQEIIMMKRAMLETAATKVLMMDSSKVGRTALHRFVPTSAFDTIIVTDDAPANLLDVLREETTVALAPAAQSDPEP; this is encoded by the coding sequence ATGACGACGAAGAAGCGCAGCCCCCGCGAGGTACGGCAGCGGCGGATCATCGACCACGTCCTGACCGCCGGATTCGCGTCGACGGCGGAACTGACGGAGCTGACCGGCGCCAGCACCATGACGACGCACCGCGATATCGACGAGCTCGCCCATCGCGGCATTCTGCGCAAATTCCACGGCGGCGTCTCGGCCAGGCCGTCGACGGTGTTCGAGAGCAGTTCGGACTTCCGCCTGCACAGCCAGCCCGAGGCCAAGGAAAGCCTTGCCGACGTGGCGCTCGGCATGGTCGAACCGGGCATGTCCGTTTTGCTCGACGACTCCACGACCGGCCTGGCGCTTGCCCGCCGATTGCACGAGGTCGGCCCCCTGACGGTTGTCACGAATTACCGCCTGGCCATCGAGGTCCTCCGCGAGGACGAGGACATCCGCCTGATCTCCCTCGGCGGCGAATACTCACGCACGCACGACTCCTTCATCGGCCTTCCCAGCCAAGCCTCCCTGTCGGCGCTCTCCGTCGATATCGCGTTCCAATCCACGTCTGCCATGACGGCGCACATGGCCTTCCACCAGGAACAAGAAATCATCATGATGAAGCGGGCCATGCTTGAAACGGCGGCGACAAAGGTCTTGATGATGGACTCGTCCAAAGTCGGTCGCACTGCGCTGCACAGGTTTGTGCCGACAAGTGCTTTCGACACGATCATCGTGACCGACGACGCTCCGGCGAACCTGCTCGACGTGTTGCGCGAGGAAACCACAGTGGCGCTGGCACCGGCGGCGCAATCGGACCCGGAGCCGTGA
- a CDS encoding MIP/aquaporin family protein, with protein MSDVSALRTTLRHGSGLKRLNGTWGECLAEFLGTFVLLAIGDGSVAMTVAGLPGSGRTQGATTIFLGPSDWLIIAWGWAFAVAFGVYVAGGVSGAHINPAVTLAFAVRRKFPWKKVGPYIVAQVVGAFVGAAVVYMTYHQAIDAYNKAAHVASRSDPGGYVTFSIFATFPAPYFNGGWTGPLIDQIVGTGFLVMFIAAVIDMRNTAVKANMGPLIIGFTVAAVGMTYGANAGYAINPARDFGPRVFAWLEGWGNVAMPGTVHGAGVDYSWYFWIPIVGPIIGGIIGIVLYDFFVGDVLHSRQLNVTPAGPATAEFVDEARETGADRTDAPGRGAHAADEKADDGPSASDEE; from the coding sequence ATGAGCGATGTTTCAGCGTTGAGAACGACTCTTCGTCACGGCAGTGGACTCAAGAGATTGAACGGAACGTGGGGCGAGTGTCTTGCCGAATTCCTCGGCACGTTCGTCCTGCTGGCTATCGGCGACGGATCGGTGGCAATGACGGTGGCCGGGTTGCCCGGATCCGGACGTACCCAAGGGGCCACAACCATTTTCCTCGGCCCCAGTGACTGGCTGATCATCGCCTGGGGCTGGGCGTTCGCCGTCGCCTTCGGCGTCTATGTCGCCGGCGGCGTCTCGGGCGCCCACATCAATCCGGCCGTCACCTTGGCGTTTGCAGTGCGCCGGAAGTTCCCGTGGAAAAAGGTCGGCCCGTACATCGTGGCGCAGGTCGTCGGCGCGTTCGTCGGTGCCGCGGTCGTCTACATGACCTACCACCAGGCCATCGATGCCTACAACAAGGCGGCGCACGTGGCCTCCCGCAGCGATCCGGGCGGCTACGTGACCTTCTCCATCTTTGCGACGTTCCCGGCACCGTATTTCAACGGCGGCTGGACCGGCCCGCTCATCGACCAGATAGTGGGCACGGGGTTCCTCGTCATGTTCATCGCGGCAGTCATCGACATGCGCAATACGGCGGTCAAGGCCAATATGGGTCCGCTGATCATCGGCTTCACCGTCGCCGCGGTCGGAATGACATACGGCGCGAACGCCGGATACGCCATCAACCCGGCCCGTGACTTCGGCCCGCGCGTTTTCGCCTGGCTCGAAGGATGGGGCAATGTGGCGATGCCGGGGACCGTGCACGGCGCCGGCGTGGACTACAGCTGGTACTTCTGGATACCCATAGTGGGGCCGATCATCGGCGGCATCATCGGTATCGTCCTGTACGACTTCTTCGTCGGCGACGTTTTGCATTCACGCCAGCTGAACGTCACCCCTGCCGGCCCGGCCACGGCGGAATTCGTCGACGAGGCACGGGAGACGGGCGCCGACCGGACCGATGCGCCGGGTCGCGGTGCCCACGCGGCTGACGAGAAAGCGGATGACGGCCCGTCGGCATCCGATGAGGAATAG
- the dhaK gene encoding dihydroxyacetone kinase subunit DhaK produces MKKLINDPDTVVADALKGIDAAHPELTVDYENRLVLRTPAATDGKVGLVSGGGSGHEPLHGGFVGKGMLDAACAGEIFTSPTPDQMTAATKAVDGGAGVLHIVKNYTGDVMNFEMAAELVAAETGTAVESVVTNDDVAVQDSLFTAGRRGVGVTVFVEKIAGAAADEGRDLPAVADMARRVADSGRSMGVALTSCVVPSAGKPTFDLPDDEIEVGIGIHGEPGRHREPIRPARDIAASLVEPILADRDFTGAPAIVMMNGMGATPLLELYLMYGEVKALLDKAGIDVARNLVGNYITSLDMAGCSLTVLGATDEMIRLWDAPVNTPGLRWGT; encoded by the coding sequence GTGAAGAAACTCATCAACGATCCCGACACCGTCGTCGCGGACGCGTTGAAAGGCATCGATGCCGCGCATCCGGAGCTCACCGTCGATTACGAGAACCGGCTCGTGCTCCGGACGCCGGCGGCCACCGACGGCAAGGTCGGGCTCGTCTCGGGAGGCGGCAGCGGACACGAGCCCCTGCACGGCGGCTTCGTCGGCAAAGGCATGCTGGACGCCGCATGCGCCGGCGAGATCTTCACGTCGCCGACACCCGACCAGATGACCGCCGCCACCAAAGCGGTGGACGGCGGCGCCGGCGTCCTGCATATCGTGAAGAACTATACCGGCGACGTGATGAATTTCGAGATGGCCGCCGAACTCGTGGCGGCCGAGACCGGCACTGCCGTCGAGTCGGTGGTGACGAATGACGACGTCGCGGTGCAGGATTCGCTGTTCACGGCCGGACGACGCGGGGTCGGCGTCACGGTGTTCGTCGAAAAGATCGCCGGCGCGGCCGCCGACGAGGGTCGCGACTTGCCGGCCGTGGCCGACATGGCGCGGCGGGTGGCCGACTCGGGCAGGTCCATGGGCGTGGCACTGACCAGCTGCGTCGTGCCGTCGGCCGGCAAACCGACGTTCGACCTGCCGGACGACGAGATCGAGGTCGGCATCGGCATCCACGGCGAACCCGGCCGGCACCGCGAACCGATCCGACCGGCCCGGGACATTGCGGCGAGCCTCGTCGAGCCGATCCTTGCCGACCGCGATTTCACCGGCGCCCCCGCCATCGTCATGATGAACGGCATGGGCGCCACCCCCTTGCTGGAGCTTTACCTCATGTACGGCGAGGTCAAGGCCCTGCTCGACAAGGCCGGAATCGACGTGGCGCGGAACTTGGTCGGCAATTACATCACGTCATTGGACATGGCCGGGTGCTCGCTGACGGTACTCGGCGCAACCGACGAGATGATCCGGCTGTGGGATGCTCCAGTCAATACGCCGGGGTTACGCTGGGGTACCTGA